A single genomic interval of Candidatus Desulfofervidus auxilii harbors:
- a CDS encoding PIN domain-containing protein — protein sequence MKLLDTSFVVALLDRKDVLHAEAMKLKERFQYEEFGIIEPILAETYTVIQRRAREKKVDCKVAIEKVEEFERLVKVYKVSFSKYHKEIVERMKRSDLNYNDWLLFFFAKEKQMEIITLDKKLREMKKDKD from the coding sequence ATGAAATTGCTTGATACAAGTTTTGTTGTGGCTCTTCTTGACAGAAAAGATGTATTGCATGCTGAAGCCATGAAATTAAAAGAACGATTTCAGTATGAAGAATTTGGAATAATTGAGCCGATTTTGGCTGAGACTTATACTGTAATCCAAAGAAGAGCTAGAGAAAAAAAGGTTGATTGTAAAGTGGCTATAGAGAAAGTGGAAGAGTTTGAACGGTTGGTTAAGGTTTATAAGGTGAGTTTTTCAAAATACCACAAAGAAATTGTTGAGCGGATGAAAAGGAGCGACTTAAATTATAACGATTGGTTACTTTTCTTTTTTGCTAAAGAAAAGCAAATGGAAATTATTACTTTGGATAAAAAATTAAGAGAAATGAAAAAAGATAAAGATTAA